GCAGTACTCTCTGATTTTCGAGTTGACGCAGCAAAAACCGGAATGTTAAGCAGGCCGGAAACCATTCATGTGGTGTGTGAAGCCTTGAAAAATTACCAGTTGTCAAATCTTGTGGTTGATCCCGTAATGATCTCGCAGAGTGGAGTAAGCCTTATTTCCGAATCAGCAGTTCAGGCTTTGAAAGAACAGCTGTTGCCCCTTGCACTTCTGGTGACGCCCAATATGCCGGAGGCAGAAAAGCTAAGTGGAGTTGAAGTTCAATCTCTGGAAGACATGAAGAACGCCGCCAGATTGATCTCTGGCCTTGGACCAAAAGCAGTTTTAGTAAAAGGCGGCCATATGGATGTAGAGAAATCAAAAGAAAAAGTTGTAGATGTACTCTATTGTGAAGGGAAAATAACCATTTTTGAAGATCCAAGGGTGGATACGGAGAATACCCATGGAACAGGATGCACTCTTAGCGCAGCCATTGCAGCAGAACTTTCAGCCGGCCGTGATTTGGAGGAGGCTGTTTCCTATGGCCGCCA
This region of Aminobacterium colombiense DSM 12261 genomic DNA includes:
- the thiD gene encoding bifunctional hydroxymethylpyrimidine kinase/phosphomethylpyrimidine kinase, with amino-acid sequence MALYRGNALTIAGSDSGGGAGIQADLKTFAALHIFGMSVITAVTAQNSLTVKDIHDIPPKSITAQLDAVLSDFRVDAAKTGMLSRPETIHVVCEALKNYQLSNLVVDPVMISQSGVSLISESAVQALKEQLLPLALLVTPNMPEAEKLSGVEVQSLEDMKNAARLISGLGPKAVLVKGGHMDVEKSKEKVVDVLYCEGKITIFEDPRVDTENTHGTGCTLSAAIAAELSAGRDLEEAVSYGRQYLRMGLLHSFKPGHGYGPLGHAVTPEWVKEYESGDNEI